The following coding sequences are from one Candidatus Zixiibacteriota bacterium window:
- a CDS encoding MMPL family transporter encodes MKKGLTEFSIKHPWLVIGLAVLITAFFAAQFPKIKIDTDPQNMLKAEEPVRLFDQETKEAFNLSDFLAVGLVAEPTAFTPDLLNRVYRITAEIERIDGVITDDILAPSTVDDIKQGPAGAIVIEPLMKGEISTQQEADYILQRIKDNPILRGKLASDDGKAIALFIPIESKHISRRVALEIGEITKKLGGGEQYHIAGLPVAEDFFGSEMFSQMAFSAPAAFFIIFLLLLMFFRKLAIVIAPMVVAIMAVVWSMGLLILTGNTVHIMSSMIPIFLIPIAVLNSVHIISEFHDHFKRYKHKDATIRHSINELFVPMLFTSATTVAGFLSLVTTPIPPVQVFGLFVAFGVLAAWFLSLTINPAIGMLISDKALRDFGKSDEAHGPLARSLHWLRGFNQRNRRAIIGVSAIAVVAAAVGLTMLQINDNPVKWFKKSHPIRQADTALNAHLAGTYMNYLVLSSDEPDRMKAPEVQNYLVSLQRDLEKDPTVGATTGLPDVVKKVRYELFGADSSKLAVPESQDEVAQMLFMFEMSGGSSDDLYKFVTPAYDRANLWVQLRDGDNQAVSRVVDRGNAYMTAHPLPDGITAAWAGLPYVNIEWQRQMVSGMRGSFLGSFLMVFIMMVILFRSLRWGIISMLPLTLTVMAIYGFIGYIGKPYDMPVAVLSALTLGLSIDFAIHFIERLRMIFRRNGDFLEAYHEIFEGAGRAIARNVLVIAIGFVPMLFSNLVPYVTVGVFFLAIMVVSGLVTMLLLPAIAYTFQRTLFPVPKESRPLTAAVND; translated from the coding sequence ATGAAGAAAGGACTGACGGAGTTTTCCATCAAACACCCCTGGCTGGTGATCGGCCTGGCGGTGCTGATCACCGCGTTTTTCGCGGCGCAATTCCCCAAGATCAAGATCGACACCGACCCGCAAAACATGTTGAAGGCGGAAGAGCCGGTTCGCCTGTTCGACCAGGAGACCAAGGAGGCGTTCAATCTGAGCGACTTCCTGGCTGTCGGTTTAGTGGCCGAGCCGACCGCCTTCACGCCGGACCTGCTCAATCGCGTATATCGTATAACCGCCGAGATCGAACGGATCGACGGCGTTATCACCGATGATATCCTTGCGCCGTCGACGGTCGACGATATCAAGCAGGGGCCGGCGGGCGCGATCGTTATCGAGCCGCTTATGAAGGGGGAGATCAGCACGCAGCAGGAGGCCGACTATATTCTGCAGCGGATCAAGGATAACCCGATCCTTCGCGGCAAGCTGGCCTCAGATGACGGCAAGGCGATCGCGCTGTTCATTCCGATCGAGTCCAAGCACATCTCGCGGCGCGTGGCGCTCGAGATCGGCGAGATCACGAAAAAACTGGGCGGGGGCGAGCAGTATCACATCGCCGGGTTGCCGGTGGCTGAAGATTTCTTCGGCTCAGAGATGTTCTCCCAGATGGCGTTTTCGGCACCCGCGGCGTTCTTTATCATCTTTTTGCTTCTCCTGATGTTCTTCCGCAAGCTGGCGATCGTTATCGCACCGATGGTGGTGGCGATCATGGCGGTGGTCTGGTCGATGGGGCTATTGATCCTCACGGGCAACACCGTTCACATCATGTCATCGATGATCCCGATCTTCCTGATACCTATCGCGGTGCTGAACTCCGTTCACATCATTTCGGAGTTTCACGATCATTTCAAACGATACAAGCATAAAGACGCCACCATCCGGCATTCGATCAACGAGCTGTTCGTCCCGATGCTGTTCACGTCCGCGACAACAGTGGCTGGATTCTTGTCGTTGGTGACGACGCCGATCCCGCCGGTTCAGGTGTTCGGCCTGTTCGTGGCGTTCGGGGTTCTGGCTGCCTGGTTCCTGTCGCTGACGATCAACCCGGCAATCGGCATGCTGATCTCCGACAAGGCACTCAGAGATTTCGGCAAGTCCGATGAAGCGCACGGTCCGCTGGCGCGTTCCCTGCATTGGCTGCGGGGTTTCAATCAGCGAAATCGGCGGGCTATTATCGGCGTTTCCGCAATTGCAGTCGTGGCGGCCGCGGTCGGGTTGACCATGTTGCAGATAAACGATAATCCGGTGAAGTGGTTCAAGAAGTCCCACCCGATCCGTCAGGCAGATACGGCTCTCAACGCGCATTTGGCCGGTACGTATATGAACTACCTGGTACTCTCCAGCGACGAACCGGATCGAATGAAGGCGCCTGAGGTTCAGAACTATCTGGTGAGCCTGCAGCGGGATCTGGAGAAAGACCCGACGGTCGGTGCTACCACCGGGTTGCCTGATGTGGTCAAGAAGGTTCGATACGAACTGTTCGGCGCTGACTCATCGAAGCTCGCTGTCCCTGAAAGTCAGGATGAGGTTGCCCAGATGTTGTTCATGTTCGAGATGTCCGGCGGCAGCTCCGATGATCTGTACAAATTTGTAACGCCCGCTTACGATCGGGCCAATCTGTGGGTACAGCTTCGAGACGGCGACAACCAGGCGGTCTCGCGGGTGGTAGACAGGGGCAATGCCTATATGACGGCGCATCCACTTCCGGACGGGATCACCGCAGCCTGGGCTGGTCTGCCGTACGTTAATATCGAGTGGCAGCGGCAGATGGTGAGCGGCATGCGCGGGTCGTTTCTTGGTTCATTCCTGATGGTGTTTATCATGATGGTGATTTTGTTTCGCTCGTTGCGCTGGGGGATCATCTCGATGCTGCCGTTGACACTGACGGTGATGGCGATCTATGGATTCATAGGGTACATCGGCAAGCCATACGATATGCCGGTTGCGGTCCTGTCGGCCCTGACACTGGGACTGTCGATCGATTTTGCCATCCACTTCATCGAGCGGCTGCGCATGATCTTCAGGCGAAACGGAGATTTCCTGGAGGCGTATCACGAGATCTTCGAGGGAGCCGGTCGAGCCATCGCGAGAAATGTACTGGTGATTGCCATCGGTTTCGTACCGATGCTTTTTTCCAACCTGGTGCCGTACGTGACGGTAGGCGTGTTTTTCCTAGCCATCATGGTGGTCTCCGGTCTGGTAACCATGCTGCTGCTGCCGGCAATCGCGTACACCTTCCAACGGACGCTGTTCCCGGTGCCCAAAGAATCCCGCCCTTTGACCGCTGCGGTCAACGACTGA